In Tautonia rosea, the genomic window TCGATGCGCGTGACCCTCGACTACGGACGCACCGGCCTTGAGGTCGAGCTGCCCGACGACCGGGTCATCGGCCCCTTGGAAATTCAGGACGTTCCCCCGCTCGACGATCCTCATGCAGCCGTCGTCGCGAGTCTGGAAGCCCCGATCGGCGCTCCGCCACTTCGCGAGGTCGCCCGGGGGAAGAAAACCGCCTGCATTCTCGTTTGCGACATCACCCGGCCCGTTCCCAATGAGTTAATCCTCCGACCAACCCTCGACATCTTGCACGAGGCCGGAATCGCTCGCGAGGACGTTCTGATCCTCGTCGCCACCGGCCTGCACCGGCCCAGTACCGAAGCCGAGCGGATCGAGATGCTCGGCGCCGCGATTGCCCGGGATTATCGGGTGGAAGACCACCACGGAACCGTCCTCGACGAACACACCTTCCTCGGCACGACCCCCAAGGGAGTTCCTGTCTGGATCGACACTCGATACGTCAACGCCGACCTGAAAATCGCCACGGGCCTGATCGAGCCGCACCTGATGGCCGGTTACTCTGGCGGTCGCAAGCTCATCTGCCCCGGCATCGCCGCCTTCGAGACGGTCAAGATCTGGCACGGCCCCGACTTTCTCGAACATCCGAAGGCCGATTGCGGCTTCCTGGAGGGGAACCCCGTCCACGAGGAGAACACCCGCATCGCCCGCATGGCCGGTTGCGACTTCATCGTCAACGTCACCCTCGACAAGCAGCGACGGGTCACGTCGGTTGTCGCCGGAGACATGGAGCAAGCCTTCCTTGAAGGGGTTCGCTTCATCGAGCACGTCGTCACGGCCAAGGTGCGCGAGCCGGTAGACGTGGTCGTAACCAGCTCGGCCGGTTATCCGCTCGACACCACCTTCTACCAGGCGGTGAAGGGCATGACCGGCGCCCTGCCGATCGTCAAGCAAGGCGGCACGATCATCATCGCCGCCAGCCTGACCGAAGGGATTGGCAGCCCCGAGTTCCAGAGTCTCTTCCGAGAGAATTCCTCGCTCGAGGTGTTCATGGAGAAGGTCCTCGGCAAGGAATTTTTCGTGCTCGATCAGTGGCAGCTTGAAGAACTCGCCAAGGTCCGG contains:
- the larA gene encoding nickel-dependent lactate racemase, coding for MRVTLDYGRTGLEVELPDDRVIGPLEIQDVPPLDDPHAAVVASLEAPIGAPPLREVARGKKTACILVCDITRPVPNELILRPTLDILHEAGIAREDVLILVATGLHRPSTEAERIEMLGAAIARDYRVEDHHGTVLDEHTFLGTTPKGVPVWIDTRYVNADLKIATGLIEPHLMAGYSGGRKLICPGIAAFETVKIWHGPDFLEHPKADCGFLEGNPVHEENTRIARMAGCDFIVNVTLDKQRRVTSVVAGDMEQAFLEGVRFIEHVVTAKVREPVDVVVTSSAGYPLDTTFYQAVKGMTGALPIVKQGGTIIIAASLTEGIGSPEFQSLFRENSSLEVFMEKVLGKEFFVLDQWQLEELAKVRRKARVKIVSDGIPAATLSELFVEPAESVESAVASSLSEYGPDARVAVIPKGPYVLTTLGE